A single genomic interval of Bradyrhizobium japonicum USDA 6 harbors:
- a CDS encoding MerR family transcriptional regulator, which produces MDKAPDAFRTISEVAQELDIPQHVLRFWETRFSQIKPMKRSGGRRYYRPDDVDLLKGIRRLLYGEGYTIRGVQRILKEHGVKSVQGLADGAAAVSFGAIEDAIGQSLMEPDDDEALIKGVTDADEDDYQGDEEEGIDFRFTEVDDEDILTTFRKGGTPAAPAGPSAIDRERLGRVLADLVACREMLDQALKDG; this is translated from the coding sequence TTGGACAAGGCGCCGGATGCGTTCCGAACCATCAGCGAAGTAGCGCAGGAACTCGACATTCCGCAGCACGTGCTGCGGTTCTGGGAGACCCGATTCTCCCAGATCAAGCCGATGAAGCGCAGCGGCGGCCGCCGCTACTACCGCCCCGACGACGTCGACCTGCTCAAGGGCATCCGCCGCCTGCTCTACGGGGAGGGCTACACCATCCGCGGGGTGCAGCGGATCCTCAAGGAGCACGGCGTCAAGTCGGTGCAGGGCCTCGCCGACGGCGCGGCCGCGGTCTCGTTCGGGGCCATCGAGGACGCCATCGGCCAGAGCCTGATGGAGCCGGACGACGACGAGGCGCTCATCAAGGGCGTCACGGATGCCGATGAAGACGACTACCAGGGCGACGAGGAGGAAGGCATCGACTTCCGCTTCACGGAGGTCGACGACGAGGACATCCTCACCACCTTCCGCAAGGGCGGCACTCCCGCCGCACCTGCCGGGCCCAGCGCCATCGACCGGGAGCGGCTCGGACGGGTGCTCGCCGACCTCGTGGCGTGCCGGGAGATGCTGGATCAGGCGCTGAAGGACGGCTAG